One segment of Candidatus Sericytochromatia bacterium DNA contains the following:
- a CDS encoding peptide ABC transporter substrate-binding protein, which translates to MTRLRRHGGALPGLARWKTAARPALGLGLAVLMLAPGCARGGASQAPSRDTAVVVFAQEPETLNPYLSPMAVVGTTAAAFHSGLLLLDPQGHWLPDLAEQVPTLENGGVRPVGAGMHVTYRLRRGVRWHDGKPFTSRDVQATWRLLMNPDFPAISRAGFEQIQQVVPLDAHTVRLEFRRPYAPYAELFPFVLPAHQLASASRDLARQRWNREPIGTGPYRFAGWRTGDRILAEANPDYFRGKPAVARLDLRFIPQEATSYQLWRTGEVDLLQGAPPTAFDALQREAAERVHVSHSGSWEHLVFNLSRPVLADRRVRQAIAHLIDRQQLNARAYGGLMQPAWSELPPSHWAFDPQAVNAYPHDPRAAAALLDAAGWRVGPDGIRRRGAARLSLTLLTTADKPARSLAAQIWRKQWQAAGIELTLEKWPPSVLLGSPHGRLVDGTFDLALLASMSRPDPDTSFRWRSDQIPPLGQNRARYRNARVDALLDAGLRTLRQRERAAIYREVARHLRLDLPVIPLLYWSGTDATSTRLRGFRPNPTIRGNLWNVWEWKLEAP; encoded by the coding sequence GTGACGCGTTTGAGGCGACATGGCGGGGCGCTGCCGGGCCTGGCGCGCTGGAAGACGGCAGCAAGACCTGCGCTTGGCCTGGGACTGGCCGTGCTGATGCTTGCGCCGGGTTGCGCGCGGGGGGGAGCCTCGCAGGCGCCATCTCGCGACACGGCCGTCGTGGTGTTCGCTCAGGAGCCGGAGACGCTCAATCCCTACCTCTCGCCAATGGCGGTGGTGGGCACCACCGCGGCGGCCTTTCATAGTGGCTTGCTGCTGCTCGACCCGCAGGGGCACTGGTTGCCCGATCTGGCCGAGCAAGTGCCCACGCTGGAGAATGGCGGGGTTCGCCCCGTCGGGGCCGGCATGCACGTGACCTACCGGCTGCGGCGCGGGGTGCGCTGGCACGACGGCAAGCCCTTCACCTCGCGCGATGTCCAGGCCACCTGGCGCCTGCTGATGAACCCGGACTTTCCGGCCATTTCGCGCGCCGGATTCGAGCAGATTCAGCAGGTGGTGCCCCTTGATGCTCATACGGTGCGGCTGGAGTTCCGACGCCCCTACGCGCCTTACGCCGAACTGTTTCCATTCGTGTTGCCCGCTCATCAGCTGGCCTCGGCGTCGCGCGACCTGGCGCGGCAGCGCTGGAATCGGGAGCCGATCGGCACCGGCCCCTACCGCTTCGCGGGTTGGCGCACCGGGGATCGCATCCTGGCCGAGGCCAACCCCGATTATTTCCGCGGCAAGCCGGCGGTGGCGCGCCTGGATCTGCGATTCATCCCGCAGGAGGCCACGTCCTATCAACTGTGGCGCACGGGGGAAGTGGACCTGCTGCAGGGGGCTCCCCCGACGGCCTTCGACGCCTTGCAACGGGAGGCCGCAGAACGCGTGCACGTCAGCCATTCAGGCTCCTGGGAGCATCTGGTCTTCAACCTGTCACGGCCGGTCCTGGCAGACCGACGGGTGCGTCAGGCGATCGCCCACCTGATCGACCGTCAGCAGCTGAATGCCCGGGCCTACGGGGGCTTGATGCAGCCCGCCTGGAGCGAGTTGCCCCCGTCTCACTGGGCTTTCGACCCGCAGGCGGTGAACGCCTATCCCCACGACCCACGGGCCGCTGCCGCGCTCCTCGACGCCGCGGGTTGGCGCGTGGGCCCGGACGGGATCCGGCGGCGCGGCGCGGCCCGTCTCAGCCTCACCTTGCTGACCACGGCCGACAAGCCGGCCCGCTCCCTGGCGGCGCAGATCTGGCGAAAGCAGTGGCAGGCAGCCGGGATCGAACTCACGCTGGAGAAATGGCCGCCCTCCGTGCTGCTGGGCTCGCCTCACGGGCGCCTGGTCGACGGCACCTTCGATCTGGCCTTGCTGGCCTCCATGTCCCGTCCGGACCCCGACACGAGTTTTCGTTGGCGCTCGGACCAGATTCCCCCGCTGGGGCAAAATCGGGCGCGATATCGCAACGCCCGCGTGGACGCCCTGCTCGACGCCGGCCTACGTACCCTGCGACAGCGCGAGCGGGCCGCGATCTATCGTGAAGTGGCGCGTCACCTGCGCCTCGATCTTCCGGTGATCCCCCTGTTATATTGGTCGGGCACGGATGCGACCAGCACGCGGCTGCGCGGATTTCGTCCCAACCCGACGATCCGCGGCAACTTGTGGAACGTCTGGGAATGGAAGTTGGAAGCGCCTTGA
- a CDS encoding PspA/IM30 family protein produces the protein MGFFARFLNVFKGFFSVWVEDLEKDNPEIVYQQAINERVTQHQKLLGAVASIVTLRNKLSRDLQAQRKALEEVTAQIPVAVQQGEEEAALLLIERKNQLTAELAETERELKEVTQQADEAKAGLVSFQGEIEKLKAERDRMLAKREHARARLKIQEQLSGLSTAAETRALAAVRESIHKLEAQADVASEVQGAGVDHKLRQIKAATTTSVARSELEALKRQMAAQQQAGAEKTL, from the coding sequence ATGGGTTTCTTCGCTCGCTTCCTGAACGTGTTCAAAGGGTTCTTTTCCGTTTGGGTCGAGGACCTGGAAAAGGACAACCCGGAGATCGTTTATCAGCAAGCCATCAATGAACGGGTGACCCAGCATCAAAAGTTACTGGGCGCGGTGGCGAGCATCGTCACGCTGCGCAACAAGCTCTCCCGAGACCTGCAGGCCCAGCGCAAGGCGCTGGAAGAGGTGACGGCCCAGATCCCCGTGGCCGTGCAGCAGGGGGAGGAAGAAGCCGCTTTGCTCCTGATCGAACGGAAGAATCAGCTCACCGCGGAACTGGCCGAAACCGAACGGGAACTCAAGGAGGTCACGCAGCAGGCCGACGAGGCCAAAGCGGGCCTGGTCAGCTTTCAGGGCGAGATCGAGAAGCTCAAGGCCGAGCGCGATCGCATGCTCGCCAAGCGAGAGCACGCCCGGGCGCGTCTCAAGATTCAAGAACAGCTATCCGGTCTCAGCACGGCCGCAGAAACTCGTGCCCTGGCTGCGGTCCGGGAGAGCATCCACAAACTGGAGGCTCAGGCGGACGTGGCCAGCGAGGTCCAGGGGGCCGGGGTCGATCACAAATTGCGCCAGATCAAGGCCGCGACGACCACCTCCGTGGCACGCAGTGAGTTGGAAGCCCTCAAGCGTCAGATGGCCGCTCAGCAGCAAGCTGGAGCGGAAAAGACCTTGTAA
- a CDS encoding Clp protease N-terminal domain-containing protein: MLEKFSAGAIQALNAAREEALRLAFHQVDTDHLLLGLLHEQRGLANRLLQRQGLHAKKLRLAVEHLSGRGYSLARQEELVFAPGTLRVLARLNQPALRLVESQDLFKALLEEPDTVAQRLLAQLGLEREPLLEAFQALAAQSEAEQAAEHAEELPLRPRRFARRLLTPAAQSVLSYAYAAARFYGHTIVGTEQLFTGLLYVRSGLAAKLLEAHGVDPLEVEAVAYQAIGRGSGTMPGRLKLSRWSEEVCENAWAIARAAGLAQVGTGHLLLALLDLDVGGALFILDQLEVSLVAVRDDLEQAFRRAPGQAEPDGLAEPGEDWAAPTWLEADQP; this comes from the coding sequence CTGTTAGAAAAATTCTCTGCTGGCGCGATCCAGGCCCTGAACGCGGCCCGTGAAGAGGCCTTGCGCCTGGCCTTCCACCAGGTCGACACGGACCATCTGTTGCTGGGCTTGCTGCATGAGCAGCGCGGCCTGGCCAATCGTCTGTTGCAGCGCCAGGGGTTGCACGCAAAAAAGCTCCGGCTGGCCGTGGAGCATCTGAGCGGGCGTGGCTACAGCCTGGCACGTCAGGAAGAGCTGGTCTTCGCGCCTGGAACCCTGCGGGTGCTGGCACGACTCAATCAACCCGCACTTCGTCTGGTCGAGAGCCAGGACCTCTTCAAGGCCTTGCTGGAAGAGCCGGATACGGTGGCGCAGCGCCTGCTGGCCCAGCTGGGCCTCGAGCGTGAGCCCTTGCTGGAGGCGTTTCAGGCCCTGGCGGCGCAGAGCGAAGCGGAACAAGCGGCAGAACACGCGGAGGAGCTGCCGCTGCGCCCCAGGCGCTTTGCCCGGCGACTGCTGACGCCGGCGGCCCAGTCCGTGCTCAGTTACGCCTATGCCGCCGCGCGTTTTTATGGGCACACGATCGTGGGCACGGAGCAGCTGTTCACGGGCCTGCTGTACGTGCGCAGCGGGCTTGCCGCCAAACTGCTGGAGGCCCACGGGGTCGACCCCCTGGAGGTGGAGGCCGTGGCCTATCAGGCGATTGGTCGGGGAAGCGGGACGATGCCCGGGCGCTTGAAACTCTCGCGCTGGAGCGAGGAGGTTTGCGAGAACGCCTGGGCGATCGCCCGGGCCGCGGGCCTCGCTCAGGTGGGGACGGGGCATCTGTTGCTGGCCTTGCTGGACCTCGATGTCGGTGGGGCGCTGTTCATCCTCGATCAACTGGAGGTGAGTCTGGTCGCCGTCCGAGATGACCTCGAACAGGCCTTCCGCCGCGCGCCCGGCCAAGCTGAGCCTGACGGATTGGCGGAACCCGGGGAGGACTGGGCCGCGCCCACCTGGTTGGAGGCAGACCAGCCGTGA
- a CDS encoding ATP-binding protein — protein MVRSLYARLMFFHFLLVGLAGAVFWLLAIRWDWPEPLSLMVVAGVAWLLSALVVGLLLHPLDQLLQALQRLSQGVPVPLGPLPGPDGAAWRRVHEALLARLAARGPADAGQASGPALSEPRGGTVEHGELRPLPAALGLVLDGLSEGVLLLDRDFEPLLANLALRSMATAETSEGTGLSGYRTAFHTRCFVPDQLALIEDEMRHHPDRPRTDIIQLERPRQFLRRYGAPLQDDRGRCAGFLVSYQDITREVEQDRLRQDFIANASHELRTPVTSVKLLLENLVEGAKDDPAVADEFLADALREMERMHTLVNDLLDLAALESGRDTLQIAPLAIATVIAEAVETVAPQAKQREVALRTDLPETSLDLEGDASRLRQVLVNLVANAVKFTPSGGTVTLRAWGESERVHLAIADTGIGIPAKDLPHIFDRFFRVTRNRSRLQGGSGLGLTIVKQAVDAHRGEIHVESTEGQGTTVYLALPVRQAVAD, from the coding sequence ATGGTTCGCTCCCTGTACGCTCGCCTGATGTTTTTCCACTTCCTGCTGGTGGGCCTGGCGGGCGCGGTCTTCTGGCTTCTGGCGATTCGCTGGGATTGGCCGGAGCCGCTCTCGCTGATGGTGGTGGCCGGCGTCGCCTGGTTGCTGTCGGCCCTGGTCGTCGGTCTGCTGCTGCATCCCCTGGACCAGCTCCTGCAGGCCCTCCAACGCCTCTCGCAGGGGGTACCCGTGCCTCTGGGGCCCTTGCCTGGGCCGGATGGGGCGGCCTGGCGGCGGGTCCACGAGGCGCTCTTGGCGCGTCTGGCGGCACGCGGCCCGGCGGACGCTGGGCAGGCCTCGGGGCCGGCACTTTCCGAGCCCCGTGGGGGCACGGTCGAACACGGGGAGTTGCGTCCCCTGCCCGCTGCGCTCGGCCTGGTGCTGGACGGCTTGAGTGAAGGGGTGCTGCTGCTGGACCGCGACTTCGAGCCGCTGCTGGCGAACCTCGCGCTGCGCTCGATGGCCACGGCTGAAACCAGTGAGGGCACCGGACTGAGCGGCTATCGCACCGCCTTTCACACGCGCTGCTTCGTGCCGGATCAGCTGGCCCTGATCGAAGACGAGATGCGTCATCATCCCGACCGGCCCCGCACCGACATCATCCAGCTCGAGCGTCCCCGCCAGTTCCTGCGTCGCTACGGGGCACCGCTTCAGGATGACCGGGGCCGGTGCGCCGGCTTTCTGGTCAGCTATCAGGACATCACGCGGGAGGTGGAACAAGATCGGTTGCGGCAGGATTTCATCGCCAACGCCTCGCACGAACTGCGCACCCCGGTGACGTCGGTCAAGCTGCTGCTGGAGAATCTCGTCGAGGGAGCCAAGGACGATCCTGCCGTGGCGGACGAGTTCCTGGCCGATGCCTTGCGGGAGATGGAGCGGATGCACACCTTGGTGAACGATCTGCTCGACCTGGCGGCCCTGGAGTCGGGCCGTGACACCCTGCAGATCGCCCCGCTGGCGATCGCCACGGTGATCGCCGAGGCCGTCGAGACGGTGGCTCCGCAGGCCAAGCAGCGCGAGGTGGCGCTGCGCACCGACCTGCCCGAGACGTCGCTGGACCTGGAGGGGGACGCCTCACGGCTCCGCCAGGTGCTGGTCAATCTGGTGGCCAATGCGGTCAAGTTCACCCCCTCCGGGGGAACGGTGACGCTGCGGGCCTGGGGAGAATCGGAACGCGTCCATCTGGCCATCGCCGACACCGGCATCGGGATCCCCGCCAAAGATCTGCCGCATATTTTTGACCGCTTCTTCCGGGTCACCCGCAACCGCTCTCGCCTTCAGGGCGGCAGCGGATTGGGCCTCACGATCGTGAAACAGGCCGTGGATGCGCACCGGGGCGAGATTCACGTAGAATCGACCGAAGGACAGGGCACCACCGTCTATCTGGCCTTGCCCGTGCGCCAGGCTGTCGCCGATTGA
- a CDS encoding cyanophycinase, whose product MNPSRPNRGLPVKRLLPVALACVLLGTLLGLRADAEAQGGTLVAVGGGSENVELMQDVIELARGRASKVLIVNTASGNPTQSGTVYTRFFQQSLGVSQVSVLPLLSREQAYEPTVIEAIAQADLIYATGGNQIRLVQTITGTPAHGALLAAWQRGVVLAGTSAGAMVWGPSYITSGASVPALQRGIGPGSLEVRDGLAVLPNAIIDTHFGREGRLGRLLLAAAQTPRMLGVGVDEGTAAVFTAEGVRVLGSGRVTVLDVAKARVTTPARGPVSIRDVDLHTLSAGETFRWRRENQERAPMLPSRGREPLGATSLWLQGGDALPPPAWFAGLGSSFRGPFWPLPDELLILAGHLAMPQAQAWQRSLAAEGRTTLRVLSAAQVRSPILRQYLGIAGGVVLLDDADGSLANALMGEPGQLLRQAATSLQVVAAGGAVGTVGEPATRGGTGLQDLSSGLRIVPGVITSADVWAPGSLDRLVVDAMLAGGALGVGLSSNNGVRIESGQLRVWGETPAVVVETGRVSLANPALASARDLKLHVLAPGQDLKL is encoded by the coding sequence TTGAACCCGTCACGACCGAACCGGGGCCTCCCGGTCAAGCGATTGTTGCCTGTCGCGCTCGCCTGCGTGCTGCTGGGGACCTTGCTGGGGCTCCGTGCCGACGCCGAGGCGCAGGGCGGCACCTTGGTGGCCGTGGGGGGCGGTTCCGAGAACGTCGAACTGATGCAAGACGTGATTGAACTGGCCCGAGGCCGGGCGAGCAAGGTGTTGATCGTGAACACCGCCTCCGGCAATCCGACCCAGAGCGGAACGGTCTACACGCGGTTCTTTCAGCAAAGCCTCGGGGTGTCTCAGGTCTCGGTGCTGCCCTTGCTCTCCCGCGAGCAGGCCTATGAGCCCACCGTCATCGAGGCGATCGCCCAGGCGGATCTGATCTACGCCACGGGCGGCAACCAGATCCGCCTGGTCCAAACCATCACCGGCACACCGGCCCACGGGGCGCTGCTGGCGGCCTGGCAACGTGGCGTGGTGCTGGCCGGAACCAGCGCGGGGGCCATGGTCTGGGGTCCCAGTTACATCACCTCAGGGGCCAGCGTGCCCGCCTTGCAGCGGGGGATCGGGCCTGGCAGCCTGGAGGTGCGGGATGGTCTGGCCGTTTTGCCCAACGCGATCATCGACACGCATTTCGGGCGAGAAGGGCGCCTGGGACGCCTGCTGCTGGCTGCAGCCCAGACCCCGCGCATGCTGGGCGTGGGCGTGGATGAAGGCACGGCCGCCGTTTTCACCGCCGAGGGGGTGCGGGTTCTCGGCAGTGGGCGGGTGACGGTGCTGGATGTGGCCAAGGCCCGGGTGACCACCCCTGCGCGCGGGCCGGTCTCGATCCGTGACGTGGACCTCCACACGCTCTCCGCGGGCGAGACCTTCCGCTGGCGCCGGGAGAACCAGGAGCGGGCGCCCATGCTGCCAAGCCGGGGCCGAGAACCCCTGGGTGCCACCTCGCTCTGGCTCCAGGGCGGTGATGCCCTGCCGCCCCCCGCCTGGTTTGCCGGACTCGGTAGCTCCTTTCGAGGGCCGTTCTGGCCGCTCCCTGACGAACTGCTGATCCTGGCCGGGCATCTGGCGATGCCGCAAGCCCAGGCCTGGCAGCGCAGCCTGGCTGCGGAGGGACGCACCACCCTGCGCGTGTTGTCAGCCGCGCAGGTGCGCAGCCCGATCTTGCGGCAATATCTGGGCATCGCCGGCGGGGTCGTGCTGCTGGACGATGCCGATGGGTCCCTGGCCAACGCCCTCATGGGGGAACCAGGCCAGTTGTTGCGACAGGCGGCGACCAGCTTGCAAGTGGTGGCGGCGGGCGGCGCCGTCGGCACGGTGGGAGAACCGGCTACGCGGGGGGGCACCGGCTTGCAAGACCTTTCCTCGGGCTTGCGTATCGTTCCCGGGGTGATCACCTCGGCGGACGTGTGGGCGCCCGGTTCGCTGGACCGCCTGGTGGTGGATGCCATGCTGGCCGGTGGCGCGCTGGGGGTCGGCCTGTCGTCCAACAATGGGGTTCGCATCGAAAGCGGACAGTTGCGCGTCTGGGGCGAGACCCCCGCGGTGGTGGTGGAGACGGGGCGCGTCAGCCTGGCCAATCCCGCCCTGGCCAGTGCGCGGGACCTCAAGCTGCACGTGCTGGCCCCCGGGCAGGACCTCAAGTTGTAG
- a CDS encoding carboxypeptidase regulatory-like domain-containing protein, with translation MLLPHTRRWMMVALTGASVVLSACGSRQEFNTPAPSALGAAPAAEAKGRTSGVTITVIDAAARPLAGASVALLDAGGASVGPEIKTDVEGRASFPKVPPGKGYQAVARLQELRATHALDVENEAPVLVTVLVAPANAPRGTIGGAVLDAVTGRPLHGATVSVVGISGSTRSNADGSFLLKAVPVGTPIVLAHFPGFREQRLGVALRAGASMRADFRLVPARDLNRLGHTWIATSQAVLELDSATSRLAQLRRGAGQVRVLANGHLLLATSQGVEEVTPTGTSVWSYKPLVLGRLSQPQGVHRAASGNTFIADTGNDRVIEVSSSQQVQRTLKVDLARPMSVERLDLSKTTLVADTGHHRVIEVNDAGRIVWGFGDGDLSNLNRPTHATRLPNGNTLVTDTGNSRILEITPDHRLAWDFGGDGNRATCFLPNSAVRLPNGNTLIADTGNQRVIEVSPAREVVWRAAVEAPLFAERY, from the coding sequence ATGCTGCTGCCGCATACTCGCCGATGGATGATGGTCGCCCTGACCGGGGCGAGTGTCGTCCTTTCGGCCTGCGGCTCTCGTCAAGAATTCAACACGCCCGCTCCCTCGGCCCTGGGGGCGGCCCCTGCCGCGGAGGCCAAGGGACGAACCTCCGGCGTGACGATCACCGTGATTGACGCCGCGGCCAGGCCGCTGGCAGGCGCCAGTGTGGCCCTGCTGGATGCCGGCGGCGCTTCCGTGGGGCCGGAAATCAAGACCGACGTCGAGGGTCGCGCCAGCTTCCCGAAGGTTCCGCCAGGGAAGGGATACCAGGCCGTGGCTCGCCTGCAGGAACTGCGCGCCACTCACGCGCTGGATGTGGAGAATGAAGCGCCTGTGCTGGTCACCGTGCTGGTGGCGCCGGCCAACGCGCCAAGGGGAACCATCGGGGGCGCGGTCCTGGATGCCGTCACGGGGCGCCCCTTGCACGGAGCCACCGTTTCGGTGGTGGGGATTTCCGGTTCAACCCGTTCCAATGCCGATGGTTCTTTTCTTCTGAAAGCCGTGCCTGTCGGGACTCCCATCGTCTTGGCCCACTTTCCGGGTTTCCGGGAGCAACGGCTCGGGGTGGCCCTGCGGGCTGGTGCTTCGATGCGGGCGGACTTTCGCCTGGTGCCTGCCCGTGATCTGAACCGGTTGGGACACACCTGGATCGCCACCTCGCAGGCCGTCCTGGAACTCGACTCTGCGACCAGTCGACTGGCGCAACTCCGGCGAGGGGCGGGCCAGGTTCGCGTGCTGGCGAATGGTCACCTGTTGCTGGCCACCTCTCAGGGGGTGGAAGAGGTTACCCCGACCGGGACCTCTGTGTGGTCCTACAAGCCGCTCGTGCTCGGTCGCTTGAGTCAGCCACAGGGTGTTCATCGCGCGGCCAGCGGCAACACGTTCATTGCCGATACCGGCAATGACCGGGTCATCGAGGTCTCGTCTTCCCAGCAGGTTCAGCGGACGCTGAAGGTCGATCTGGCTCGCCCGATGAGCGTGGAGCGCCTCGACCTCAGCAAGACCACTCTGGTGGCTGATACGGGCCATCATCGCGTGATCGAAGTCAATGATGCGGGTCGCATTGTCTGGGGCTTCGGGGACGGCGATCTGAGCAATCTCAATCGCCCGACGCACGCCACGCGCTTGCCCAACGGCAACACCCTGGTGACCGACACCGGGAACAGCCGAATTCTGGAGATCACCCCAGACCACCGCCTGGCTTGGGACTTTGGTGGCGACGGCAATCGTGCCACCTGTTTTCTGCCCAATTCTGCGGTGCGTCTGCCGAACGGGAACACGCTGATTGCCGACACGGGCAACCAGCGCGTGATCGAGGTGAGTCCGGCACGCGAGGTCGTCTGGCGGGCTGCGGTCGAAGCGCCCTTGTTCGCCGAACGGTACTGA
- the rsmI gene encoding 16S rRNA (cytidine(1402)-2'-O)-methyltransferase has product MTFQPEPGTLYLVGTPIGNRGDLSPRAKAVLEGVNVIAAEDTRETLNLLRAEGIDTPLVSHHAHNEAASAARLVGRLQQGEAIALVSDAGMPAISDPGERLVREVAEAGLPMTAVPGPTAFVTALALSGLPTARFVFEGFLPREAKLRRRRLRALQGETRTMIFYEAPHRLLDTLQDMAGLFGPTRPAAAARELTKRFEEVRRGSIGELESHFATSAPRGEFVLVVGGGEPAAAEAASAADWEAALSALLAEGVRPSEAARQIAQSHGVAKKVAYDAAQRLRT; this is encoded by the coding sequence GTGACCTTCCAGCCTGAGCCTGGCACCTTGTATCTCGTCGGCACGCCGATCGGCAACCGGGGAGACCTCTCGCCGCGCGCCAAAGCCGTCCTTGAGGGCGTGAACGTGATCGCGGCCGAGGATACCCGGGAAACCCTCAACTTGTTGCGGGCCGAGGGGATCGACACCCCACTGGTCAGCCACCACGCGCACAACGAGGCCGCCTCCGCGGCGCGCCTGGTGGGGCGGCTGCAGCAGGGGGAGGCGATCGCCCTGGTGTCGGATGCCGGCATGCCGGCCATCTCGGACCCCGGGGAACGACTGGTGCGCGAGGTGGCGGAGGCCGGCCTGCCGATGACGGCGGTGCCGGGCCCGACCGCCTTCGTGACGGCCCTGGCACTGTCGGGCCTGCCCACGGCCCGGTTCGTGTTCGAGGGTTTCCTGCCCCGCGAAGCCAAGCTGCGCCGGCGGCGGCTGCGGGCCTTGCAGGGGGAGACCCGCACGATGATCTTCTACGAGGCCCCCCACCGCCTGCTCGACACGTTGCAGGACATGGCCGGCTTGTTCGGTCCAACGCGCCCCGCCGCGGCCGCCCGAGAACTCACGAAACGCTTCGAAGAGGTTCGACGCGGCTCCATCGGCGAGTTGGAAAGCCACTTTGCGACGTCGGCACCACGCGGCGAATTCGTTCTGGTGGTCGGTGGCGGCGAGCCGGCGGCCGCCGAGGCAGCCTCTGCCGCCGATTGGGAAGCGGCCCTGTCAGCCCTGCTGGCGGAAGGAGTGAGGCCCAGCGAGGCGGCCCGCCAGATCGCGCAAAGCCACGGCGTGGCGAAAAAGGTCGCATACGACGCGGCGCAGCGCCTGCGGACCTGA
- a CDS encoding ATP-binding protein produces the protein MTDTSQDIVALPGWAQDLRRRYLAGESAQFLLHGNVHDLVPWRSGFVPLRTFLAEGLLAAKELVVFYDPSEGLTFAQPEMKRRFLQQRATLALADGEVFEPAELPTAAAQVLPLLERFLLAPGSRLALVIDFAEAIAPAADLAMLSADDRVCVLTLQRWAKDARILGGDNLILLVSEHVADLNRRVAGSPQLAQLVIPRPPEADRCALIARRRSEGAFESVLDDATLARITSGLRFIQIDNMFRMARQSALPVDFALVSQRRKEVIEAECQGLVELMEAPHGLDAVGGLEEPKGVLLAAARAIREGQTQQVPMGVMLVGPMGTGKSFLAAAFARESGLTCLVLKNFREKWVGSTEANLQKILGLIQTMGSVMVVVDEVERAFGGEDGDSGTSSRVFATLKAFMADTRQRGRVLWLVMTNRPDKLDVDLKRPGRFDLKIPLFFPHHREARRALVEALVRKNRLRCATTDALEPLSLLEGYSGAELEAVLLIAARFAALEAREEITRSDADAACRDYIPHRDRDMIAFMELLAIFECSSRRLLPPLYRDLETSELQARLTALQQRLRLT, from the coding sequence GTGACCGACACCTCCCAGGACATCGTGGCGCTACCGGGCTGGGCCCAGGACCTCCGGCGCCGCTATCTGGCTGGCGAATCCGCGCAGTTCTTGCTTCACGGAAACGTTCATGACCTGGTGCCCTGGCGGAGCGGCTTCGTGCCGCTGCGAACGTTCCTGGCCGAGGGGTTGCTGGCGGCCAAGGAACTGGTCGTCTTCTACGACCCGTCAGAAGGGCTCACGTTTGCGCAGCCCGAGATGAAACGACGCTTCTTGCAACAGCGGGCGACGCTGGCGCTGGCCGATGGTGAGGTCTTCGAACCCGCGGAATTGCCCACGGCGGCCGCCCAGGTTCTGCCATTGCTCGAGCGTTTTTTGCTGGCGCCGGGCTCGCGCTTGGCGCTCGTGATCGACTTTGCCGAGGCGATCGCCCCGGCGGCCGACCTGGCCATGCTGAGTGCCGACGACCGGGTCTGTGTGCTGACCTTGCAACGTTGGGCCAAGGACGCCCGGATTTTGGGCGGTGACAACCTGATCTTGCTGGTCAGCGAGCACGTCGCGGACCTGAATCGCCGCGTCGCAGGCAGTCCGCAACTGGCCCAACTGGTCATTCCACGTCCCCCTGAAGCGGATCGCTGCGCCCTGATCGCACGCCGGCGGAGCGAGGGGGCTTTTGAAAGCGTGCTGGACGATGCGACGCTGGCGCGCATCACCAGTGGGTTGCGCTTCATTCAGATCGACAACATGTTCCGCATGGCCAGGCAATCCGCGTTGCCGGTGGATTTTGCCCTGGTGTCGCAGCGTCGCAAAGAGGTGATCGAGGCCGAGTGCCAGGGCCTGGTGGAGTTGATGGAGGCCCCGCACGGACTGGATGCCGTCGGCGGGCTGGAGGAGCCCAAGGGGGTCTTGCTGGCGGCGGCCCGGGCGATCCGGGAGGGGCAGACGCAGCAGGTGCCGATGGGCGTGATGCTGGTAGGGCCCATGGGAACGGGCAAGAGCTTCTTGGCCGCTGCCTTCGCACGGGAGTCGGGACTCACGTGCCTGGTCTTGAAGAACTTTCGGGAAAAATGGGTCGGGTCCACCGAGGCCAATCTGCAAAAAATTCTGGGCCTGATCCAGACCATGGGCTCGGTCATGGTGGTGGTGGATGAGGTGGAGCGGGCTTTCGGAGGGGAGGATGGCGACTCTGGAACCAGTAGCCGGGTGTTTGCCACCTTGAAGGCTTTCATGGCCGACACGCGTCAGCGTGGGCGGGTGCTCTGGTTGGTGATGACCAACCGCCCCGACAAGCTGGATGTCGATCTCAAGCGGCCGGGGCGGTTTGACCTGAAAATTCCGCTGTTCTTTCCCCATCACCGGGAGGCACGCCGGGCGCTGGTGGAGGCGCTCGTGCGAAAGAATCGACTGCGCTGCGCGACCACCGATGCGCTGGAGCCGTTGAGCCTGCTGGAAGGGTATTCCGGGGCGGAACTTGAGGCCGTCTTGCTGATCGCCGCGCGCTTCGCGGCCCTGGAGGCGCGGGAAGAGATCACGCGCTCCGATGCGGACGCGGCGTGTCGGGATTACATTCCCCACCGCGATCGGGACATGATCGCCTTCATGGAGTTGCTGGCCATCTTCGAATGTTCCAGTCGTCGCTTGTTGCCTCCCTTGTACCGGGACCTGGAGACGTCCGAGCTTCAGGCTCGTCTCACGGCGCTTCAGCAGCGCTTGCGCTTGACTTGA